In Crinalium epipsammum PCC 9333, the following are encoded in one genomic region:
- the gshA gene encoding glutamate--cysteine ligase, with product MLLSKGFEVEMYTGTPEGEIVGLSDRIVADLEGFVTEPDSRNVEYTTPPLCSYDRLLCALVQPRQKLRAYLQRLGNYTIIPGSTLSLGGSDRFYRSDPNNPYHGYIEQTYGTKVVTASIHINIGINDPELLMRACRLVRVEAPLYLALSASSPFIDGQATGNHSSRWATFPKTPSYVPLFQSHKHFIQWTEEQLVLGTMQNVRHLWSSVRPNGNRRPYDLNRLELRICDLIVDPIALLAITALLEARIWQLMADPSLDPLERSSLPANTRAEDLIALTEANEAAAAHQSLDAQLRHWEDGRVIRAGEWIAEIYQEVYAIAKKRGFSCFLSPLQKILREGNTSQQWLKLHSQTSDTHSVITQAIQAMADQERELEDKLCQPLVA from the coding sequence GTGCTGCTATCCAAAGGCTTTGAAGTCGAGATGTACACTGGCACTCCCGAAGGGGAGATCGTGGGACTCTCAGACCGCATCGTGGCTGATCTAGAGGGATTTGTAACAGAACCAGATAGTCGCAATGTCGAATATACAACTCCCCCCTTGTGTTCTTATGACCGCTTATTGTGTGCCTTAGTACAACCTCGACAAAAACTTAGAGCATACTTACAGCGTTTAGGTAATTACACAATCATACCTGGGAGTACTCTATCTTTAGGCGGAAGCGATCGCTTTTACCGTTCCGACCCCAATAACCCTTATCACGGATATATTGAACAAACTTACGGCACTAAAGTTGTTACCGCCAGCATCCACATTAATATTGGCATCAACGATCCGGAACTTTTGATGCGTGCCTGTCGTCTAGTTCGTGTAGAAGCACCTCTTTACTTAGCTTTAAGCGCCTCATCTCCTTTTATTGATGGTCAAGCAACTGGTAATCATTCCAGTCGTTGGGCAACCTTCCCCAAAACACCCTCGTATGTCCCTCTGTTTCAAAGCCACAAGCACTTTATTCAGTGGACAGAAGAGCAATTAGTATTGGGGACAATGCAAAATGTCCGCCATCTGTGGTCGTCAGTCCGACCAAACGGCAACCGTCGCCCTTACGACCTCAACCGATTGGAACTAAGAATATGCGACTTAATTGTTGATCCCATCGCCCTTTTAGCCATCACAGCTTTATTAGAAGCACGTATTTGGCAACTAATGGCTGATCCCAGCTTAGATCCCTTAGAAAGAAGTAGCTTACCAGCAAACACCCGTGCCGAAGATTTAATTGCCTTAACAGAAGCTAACGAAGCCGCCGCCGCCCATCAAAGTTTGGATGCCCAGTTACGGCACTGGGAGGATGGTAGAGTAATTCGGGCAGGAGAATGGATTGCCGAAATATATCAAGAGGTATACGCGATCGCCAAAAAACGTGGTTTTAGTTGCTTCCTTTCTCCATTGCAAAAAATCTTAAGAGAAGGTAACACATCCCAACAATGGTTGAAATTACATAGTCAGACCTCAGATACTCACAGTGTAATTACGCAAGCAATCCAAGCAATGGCAGATCAGGAACGCGAATTAGAAGATAAGTTGTGTCAGCCCTTGGTTGCTTAA